The genomic segment CGTGATCCCCGACGAGGTCATCGATCGCCCCAAGGTCGGGTTCGGCGCGCCGATGGCGGAATGGCTGCGCGGCGATTTCGGCCGCGACGCGGAGGCGGCGATCATGCGGAGCCGGCTTCGCGAGCGCGGCTTCTTCGACTACGACCGCATCGCCCGGCTGTTTGCCTCCCACCGCTCGGGCACGGACCGCAGCCTGCCGCTGTGGACGATCTACAACCTCACCGCCTGGTACGATCGCTGGATTCCGTGATGTCACGCATCGGCCGCTACCGGAGAATGGCGCGCAAGGCGCTGACCCGCCCGCCCGCGCAAGTGGCGCGCGGGATCGGACGCGAGCTGCGGGCGCAGATCGCCCGCCCGTGGGTGCGGCTGCGCCCGGCGCTCCTGTCCGACCGCGACGTGCTCGACGCACTCGGCTGCGCCGGCCCTGCCGCGCTGCCGGACGCGCTGGCGCGGGCGCCGTTCTTTCCGCTCAGCGGCGAATCCATGGACGCAGTCGCCGGCCGCTTTCAGCAGTCGAACCCCGGGGCCGTCCAGGGCATCGTGGACGCGGCGGATCGGATTCTCGCGCACGAGTTCGATCTGCTCGGATCGGGGTGCCGCGCGCTGGGGCCGTCGCTGCCCTGGCTGCGCGACTTCAAGACCGGCGCCGCCTGGCCGAAATCGTATGCGTTCGATCTCGACTACGAGATGCTCACGCCCGACAGCGACGTCAAGGTGCCGTGGGAACTGAGCCGGTTCCAGCACGCGGCGCTGCTGGGGCAGGCGTGGCTGTTCACCGGGCGCGACGCCTATCGCGCGGAATTCGTCTCGCAGTTCGACGATTGGGAGCGCGAGAACCCGTGGGGCTACAGCGTGAACTGGGTGTGCGCGATGGACGTGGCGATCCGCGTCCACAACTGGCAATGGGCGTATCGCTGCCTGTTCCCCCCGGCGTCGCCCGCCCCGCCGGCGTTCGCCGCGCGCTTCGCGCGCGCCTTGTATCTCCACGGCGAGTTCATCGAGCAGCACCTCGAGCAGTCCGACGCGCATGGAAACCACTACATCGCCGAAGCGGTGGGGCTCGTCTCGGTGGGCGCCTGGCTGCGCCATTCCGCCGCCGGTGAACGCTGGCTCCAGACCGGCCGCCGGATTCTCGTCGACGAGATCGCGCGCCAGGTGCACGCCGACGGCGTCGACTTCGAGCAGTCGACCGCGTACCACCGGCTGGTGACCGAGACGTTCCTGACCGGGTTCCTCCTGCTGCGCATGGCCGGCTGCGATGCGCCTCCGGCGGCATGGCACCGTCTCGAACGCATGTTCGATTACATCGCCGCCTACACCAAACCGGACGGACGGGCGCCGCTGATTGGCGACGCCGACGACGGGCGGATGCAGAAGCTCGCGCCGCGCGACATCAACGATCACCGTTACCTGCTGTCGACCGCCGCCTGCCTGTTCGGGCAGGCGCCGCTGGCCGAGGCCGCCGGACGCTGCTGGGAAGAAACCTGGTGGATGCTGGGCGCCGGCGCTGCCGACACGTTCGCCGGACTGCCGCGCGGCGGCCCCCGCGGATCGGAAGCGTTTCCTGACGGGGGCATCTACGTGCTGCGCGCCCCGGGCGCCCACGCCATCGTCGACTGCGCCGAAGTGGGCATGAACGGTCGCGGCGGGCACGGCCACAACGACATCCTCAGCTTCGAGTTGTGCCTGGCCGGACGCGCGGTCGTCACCGACTGCGGATCGTTCGTCTACACCGCCGATCCGGCGGCGCGCGATCGCTTCCGCAGCACCGCCTCGCACAACGGCGTCCAGGTGGATGGCGAAGAGATCAATCGCTTCCTCGTCCCTTCGGACCTGTGGCGCCTGAGCGACGATGCGCGTCCGGTCGATGTGTGCTGGACGGGGAAGGGGGCCGGCGGGGAGA from the Vicinamibacterales bacterium genome contains:
- a CDS encoding alginate lyase family protein, translating into MSRIGRYRRMARKALTRPPAQVARGIGRELRAQIARPWVRLRPALLSDRDVLDALGCAGPAALPDALARAPFFPLSGESMDAVAGRFQQSNPGAVQGIVDAADRILAHEFDLLGSGCRALGPSLPWLRDFKTGAAWPKSYAFDLDYEMLTPDSDVKVPWELSRFQHAALLGQAWLFTGRDAYRAEFVSQFDDWERENPWGYSVNWVCAMDVAIRVHNWQWAYRCLFPPASPAPPAFAARFARALYLHGEFIEQHLEQSDAHGNHYIAEAVGLVSVGAWLRHSAAGERWLQTGRRILVDEIARQVHADGVDFEQSTAYHRLVTETFLTGFLLLRMAGCDAPPAAWHRLERMFDYIAAYTKPDGRAPLIGDADDGRMQKLAPRDINDHRYLLSTAACLFGQAPLAEAAGRCWEETWWMLGAGAADTFAGLPRGGPRGSEAFPDGGIYVLRAPGAHAIVDCAEVGMNGRGGHGHNDILSFELCLAGRAVVTDCGSFVYTADPAARDRFRSTASHNGVQVDGEEINRFLVPSDLWRLSDDARPVDVCWTGKGAGGEIVAAHTGYERLSDPVRHTRGCALSEDGRMFAVRDELAASATHRYTWRFHLASGVSARVEGGAIVIDTAADVPVRLGWAGPGLPAPVLEPGYASPSYGVRVPITVIRLDVTATGALAVAWAFGLGSAEAVLERARQYREAA